A portion of the Maridesulfovibrio bastinii DSM 16055 genome contains these proteins:
- the kdsA gene encoding 3-deoxy-8-phosphooctulonate synthase, which translates to MTPDELFQKSLHGPFILAGPCALEGFDIALEAARCLAEIASRLDLTLVFKSSFDKANRTSVDSFRGPGMEKGLQWLEKIKSETGLPVVTDIHTPDQAGPVGEVADVIQIPAFLCRQTDLLVAAGRSGAVINVKKGQFVAPADMRHVVGKIKSTSNEKIWLTERGSSFGYNNLVVDMRSISLMKSLGCPVVFDATHSVQLPGGGDGCSSGQREFVPVLARAAVAAGASGVFMEVHPNPDKALCDGPNSWPLSKTENLIKDLLSGWSINYAC; encoded by the coding sequence TTGACTCCTGATGAGCTTTTTCAAAAAAGTTTACACGGTCCTTTTATTTTAGCAGGCCCTTGTGCTCTTGAAGGTTTTGATATTGCGCTTGAAGCTGCCAGATGTCTTGCTGAAATAGCATCACGTTTGGATTTAACTTTAGTTTTTAAAAGTTCATTTGATAAAGCCAATAGGACATCTGTAGATAGTTTTCGAGGTCCTGGAATGGAAAAGGGGCTGCAATGGCTGGAAAAGATTAAATCTGAGACAGGTCTTCCGGTTGTAACGGATATTCATACTCCTGATCAGGCCGGACCTGTTGGAGAAGTTGCAGATGTTATCCAGATTCCGGCTTTTTTGTGCCGCCAGACAGATCTTCTTGTTGCAGCAGGCCGTAGCGGAGCTGTCATTAATGTTAAGAAAGGACAGTTTGTGGCTCCAGCTGATATGCGGCATGTTGTAGGTAAAATAAAATCTACAAGTAATGAAAAAATTTGGCTTACAGAAAGAGGCTCAAGTTTTGGATACAATAATTTAGTTGTTGATATGCGTTCCATTTCATTGATGAAGTCTCTTGGATGTCCTGTTGTTTTTGATGCCACTCATTCTGTTCAGCTTCCGGGCGGAGGGGACGGCTGTTCCAGCGGACAGAGAGAGTTTGTGCCTGTTCTGGCCAGAGCAGCTGTTGCAGCCGGAGCATCCGGTGTTTTTATGGAAGTGCATCCTAATCCGGACAAAGCTCTTTGTGATGGTCCTAACAGCTGGCCGCTTTC
- a CDS encoding CTP synthase gives MKTKFIFITGGVLSSLGKGLAAASIGALLKARGMTATIQKLDPYINVDPGTMNPFQHGEVYVTDDGAETDLDLGHYERYLGVPMNQNNNFTSGRIYHSVITKERRGDYLGGTVQVIPHVTDEIKQAILGVSNGEDVALIEIGGTVGDIEGLPFLEAIRQMRSELGRENVLYIHLTLVPYLRAAGEVKTKPTQHSVKELRSIGIHPDIILCRSEVDLDESLKRKIALFCDVDRDAVFTAVDVKSIYEVPLSFYQEGLDQKIAILLRLPAKNCNLDPWRNLVHKLKNPKGSVNIAIVGKYVDLKEAYKSLHEALIHGGVANDVAVKLKYVNSEEITAENLESNFKDIDGILVPGGFGARGVEGKIMSIRYARENKIPFFGICLGMQCAVIEYARNVLGIENANSEEFDKYNPNPVIYLMKEWYDYRTQKTECRCEDSDKGGTMRLGSYPCKIVEGTKAMAAYGKTEIQERHRHRYEFNKEAFAEKLVESGLVLSGLSPDETLVEIVEVADHPWFVGCQFHPEFKSNPMNPHPLFRDFIKAALENK, from the coding sequence ATGAAGACTAAGTTTATATTTATCACCGGAGGAGTTCTGTCCTCATTGGGAAAGGGCCTTGCCGCTGCCTCTATAGGAGCTTTATTGAAGGCCAGAGGTATGACTGCCACAATTCAAAAGCTCGACCCTTATATCAACGTCGACCCTGGCACAATGAACCCCTTCCAGCACGGCGAAGTTTATGTAACTGACGATGGAGCCGAGACAGATCTCGACCTTGGTCACTATGAACGTTATCTCGGCGTGCCGATGAATCAGAACAATAACTTCACTTCCGGACGTATTTATCACAGTGTTATTACAAAAGAAAGACGTGGTGATTATCTCGGCGGAACAGTACAGGTTATTCCACATGTAACAGACGAAATTAAGCAGGCTATTCTGGGTGTTTCAAATGGAGAAGATGTTGCTCTGATTGAAATAGGCGGAACAGTTGGTGATATTGAAGGTCTGCCGTTTCTGGAAGCAATCCGTCAGATGCGTTCCGAACTTGGAAGAGAAAATGTTTTATACATTCATTTGACTCTTGTTCCATACCTGAGAGCTGCCGGTGAAGTAAAAACCAAGCCCACACAGCACAGTGTTAAAGAACTACGCAGTATTGGTATTCACCCGGACATTATTCTTTGCCGCAGTGAAGTTGACCTTGATGAAAGCCTCAAACGTAAAATAGCTCTTTTCTGCGATGTTGATCGTGATGCTGTTTTCACCGCTGTTGATGTTAAATCAATTTATGAAGTTCCGCTTTCATTTTATCAGGAAGGATTAGATCAGAAGATTGCAATTCTTCTTCGTCTTCCTGCTAAAAATTGCAACCTTGATCCTTGGAGAAATCTTGTCCACAAGCTTAAAAATCCGAAAGGATCAGTCAATATTGCAATTGTAGGCAAGTATGTTGATTTGAAAGAGGCATATAAAAGTCTTCATGAAGCTCTTATTCATGGAGGCGTGGCAAATGATGTCGCTGTTAAGCTTAAATATGTCAATTCTGAAGAAATTACTGCTGAAAATCTGGAAAGCAATTTTAAAGATATTGACGGAATTCTTGTTCCCGGAGGATTCGGAGCTCGCGGTGTGGAAGGAAAGATTATGTCTATCCGCTATGCCCGTGAAAACAAAATTCCTTTCTTTGGTATCTGCCTTGGAATGCAGTGTGCAGTAATTGAGTATGCCCGCAATGTCCTTGGCATTGAGAATGCAAACTCTGAAGAATTTGATAAGTATAATCCAAATCCTGTAATCTACCTCATGAAAGAGTGGTACGATTATCGTACACAGAAGACCGAATGCCGCTGTGAAGATAGTGATAAGGGTGGAACCATGCGCCTCGGCTCCTATCCATGTAAAATTGTGGAAGGAACAAAAGCTATGGCTGCTTATGGTAAAACTGAAATTCAGGAACGTCATCGTCACCGTTACGAATTCAACAAGGAAGCTTTTGCAGAAAAGCTGGTTGAAAGCGGTCTCGTTTTGAGCGGACTTTCTCCTGATGAAACTCTTGTTGAAATTGTGGAAGTTGCAGATCATCCTTGGTTTGTCGGCTGCCAGTTCCACCCTGAGTTTAAATCCAATCCTATGAATCCACATCCTTTATTCAGGGATTTCATCAAAGCTGCGCTGGAGAATAAGTAA